A genomic window from Pirellulales bacterium includes:
- a CDS encoding PQQ-binding-like beta-propeller repeat protein gives MIAEGQCIAQLGGNKEGAIVSYDLNTGEEKWRWTGDGTAYSSPMMFTVDGLPVLVTLTEKSVVAINPTDQKILWSTPYTVSRGGYNAATPIIDSNIVIFSGSGRGTKAVKLEKKDDTLGPTELWSNPDLSVQFNTPVLKDGFLYGISSAETMFCLSAADGKTAWQTPRMENGAGARPGYGSMVDCGSVLMALTPAANLLVFEPSAQEYKQIASYKVADGDTYAYPIISGNRIFIKDKTDVALWTLE, from the coding sequence ATCATTGCCGAGGGCCAGTGCATCGCCCAACTCGGCGGCAATAAAGAAGGGGCCATCGTCTCCTACGACCTGAACACCGGCGAAGAAAAATGGCGCTGGACCGGCGACGGCACCGCCTACAGCTCGCCCATGATGTTCACCGTCGACGGCCTGCCGGTCCTCGTCACCCTTACCGAAAAAAGCGTGGTGGCCATCAACCCGACCGATCAAAAAATCCTCTGGTCCACCCCCTACACGGTTTCGCGCGGAGGCTACAACGCCGCCACGCCCATCATCGACAGCAACATTGTCATCTTCTCCGGATCCGGCCGCGGCACGAAGGCGGTCAAGCTGGAAAAGAAAGACGACACCCTGGGGCCGACCGAGCTGTGGAGCAATCCCGACCTTTCCGTGCAGTTCAACACGCCGGTCCTGAAAGATGGCTTCCTGTACGGCATTTCCAGCGCCGAAACCATGTTTTGCCTGAGCGCCGCCGACGGCAAAACCGCCTGGCAAACCCCACGCATGGAAAACGGCGCAGGCGCCCGCCCCGGCTACGGCTCCATGGTCGATTGCGGAAGCGTGCTGATGGCCCTGACCCCCGCGGCCAACCTGCTGGTATTTGAACCCAGCGCACAAGAATACAAGCAAATCGCCAGCTACAAAGTCGCCGACGGCGATACGTACGCTTACCCCATCATCTCCGGCAACCGCATTTTCATCAAAGACAAAACAGACGTCGCGCTGTGGACGCTGGAGTGA
- a CDS encoding PQQ-binding-like beta-propeller repeat protein, with the protein MTRAARLLIISAASIPIVLMHSLPASAQNWPQWRGPNRDAKVTGFKAPAQWPKELTQKWKVTVGEGPSTPALVDDKLYVFARQDNNEIIRCLNAATGEELWKDQNEAQAPNGPSAAAFSGPRSSPAVGEGKVVTLGLRGVLNCYDAATGKNCGPKTIFPALGRASSPAAPPSLPRASASPNSAAIKKGPSSPTT; encoded by the coding sequence ATGACACGCGCCGCTCGCTTGCTCATCATCAGTGCCGCATCCATTCCGATCGTGCTGATGCATTCGCTTCCCGCCAGCGCCCAAAACTGGCCCCAGTGGCGCGGGCCCAATCGCGATGCTAAAGTCACCGGCTTCAAAGCGCCGGCCCAGTGGCCCAAGGAGCTTACGCAAAAATGGAAAGTCACGGTGGGCGAAGGTCCCTCGACGCCCGCCTTGGTCGACGACAAACTGTACGTGTTCGCCCGCCAGGACAATAACGAAATCATCCGCTGCTTGAATGCCGCCACCGGCGAGGAATTGTGGAAAGATCAAAACGAGGCCCAAGCCCCCAACGGCCCCTCGGCCGCCGCCTTTTCCGGCCCCCGCAGCTCGCCCGCCGTGGGCGAAGGCAAAGTCGTCACACTGGGCCTGCGCGGCGTACTGAACTGCTACGACGCCGCCACCGGCAAAAACTGTGGACCAAAGACGATTTTCCCGGCGCTTGGCCGCGCTTCTTCACCGGCAGCTCCCCCATCATTGCCGAGGGCCAGTGCATCGCCCAACTCGGCGGCAATAAAGAAGGGGCCATCGTCTCCTACGACCTGA
- a CDS encoding mandelate racemase/muconate lactonizing enzyme family protein codes for MKLPRRTFLASAAGAATTAAGVGAFSLANSAHAADAPAMPGVGTKTFHGNVTTAALDETASKPILRQELFPDPVIIESVELLHKGKDYFVRVRSKDGAEGLSVDNGRMDVLGPIFHKLVAPYFIGQDARGLEEHLFQLYRHGDNYKFQGLAFWVPVAMVEFAILDMLGRMSNKSLGDLLGGVQRNSIQFYVASGRRDTTPEQEIDYLKSLIEKTGAHAVKYRVGGRMSRNEDALPGRTPGLIPLSRKALGDSFTILADANSSYDPPQAIEVGRMLQDIGSIHFEEPCPFDNFEATKQVTDALSIPIALGEQESSHWRFQEQIKNHVADVVQPDVYYYGGLIRSIRVGRMAALCNLPIMLHLSGGFGFVYSLHYCSCVPNISPWQEYKNGVETYGQWFDPPLRTADSTLNIPTGPGLGLGDPKEILKGATVITAPTSTAKPPTE; via the coding sequence ATGAAACTGCCGCGTCGCACCTTTTTGGCCAGCGCCGCAGGCGCAGCCACCACTGCCGCCGGTGTCGGCGCCTTCTCGCTCGCAAACTCGGCCCACGCCGCCGATGCCCCCGCCATGCCCGGCGTCGGCACAAAAACGTTCCACGGCAACGTCACCACCGCCGCGCTGGACGAAACCGCCTCCAAACCCATCCTGCGGCAAGAATTGTTTCCCGACCCCGTCATCATCGAATCGGTCGAGCTGTTGCACAAAGGCAAAGATTACTTCGTCCGCGTCCGCAGTAAAGACGGCGCGGAAGGCCTCTCGGTCGACAATGGCCGCATGGATGTCCTTGGCCCCATTTTTCACAAGCTCGTCGCGCCATACTTCATCGGTCAAGATGCCCGCGGATTGGAAGAACACCTGTTCCAACTCTACCGCCACGGCGACAACTACAAATTCCAGGGCCTTGCGTTTTGGGTTCCGGTGGCGATGGTCGAATTCGCCATTCTCGACATGCTGGGACGCATGAGCAATAAATCGCTGGGCGATTTGCTGGGGGGCGTGCAGCGCAACAGCATTCAATTTTATGTCGCCAGCGGCCGCCGCGACACCACGCCGGAGCAGGAAATCGATTACCTGAAAAGCCTGATCGAAAAAACCGGCGCTCACGCCGTCAAATATCGGGTCGGCGGCCGCATGAGCCGCAACGAAGACGCTCTGCCTGGCCGCACCCCCGGCCTCATCCCGCTGTCGCGCAAGGCTTTGGGCGACAGCTTCACCATCCTGGCCGACGCCAACAGTTCGTACGATCCGCCGCAGGCCATCGAGGTGGGCCGCATGCTGCAAGACATCGGCAGCATCCATTTCGAAGAGCCCTGCCCCTTCGACAATTTCGAAGCCACCAAGCAAGTCACCGATGCCCTCTCCATTCCCATCGCGCTGGGCGAGCAGGAGTCGAGCCATTGGCGATTTCAAGAACAAATCAAAAATCACGTCGCCGACGTCGTTCAGCCCGACGTCTATTATTACGGCGGCCTTATCCGCTCCATTCGCGTCGGCCGCATGGCCGCGCTGTGCAACTTGCCGATCATGCTGCACCTGTCGGGCGGATTCGGCTTTGTGTATTCGCTCCATTATTGCTCGTGCGTGCCGAACATCAGCCCCTGGCAGGAATACAAAAACGGCGTCGAAACTTACGGCCAATGGTTCGATCCGCCCCTGCGCACCGCCGACAGCACTTTGAACATTCCCACCGGGCCCGGCTTGGGCCTGGGCGATCCAAAAGAAATTTTGAAAGGCGCCACGGTGATCACCGCCCCAACGTCGACCGCCAAGCCGCCGACGGAATAA
- a CDS encoding alkaline phosphatase family protein, with amino-acid sequence MALILLSIPGLRQRDLSSMPKLRQLTRHGEQATLTPSFPCVTCPVQANMTTGKLPNQHGVIANGFYWRDKQKVEMWTAWNDVIEAPQIWDLLGQHGDELTTAVWFPLHSKGANADLICTPAPVHNPDGSESLWCYTRPTELYGQLRDQLGHFPLQHFWGPLASINSTAWIVDSALIAARQSQPQFFYIYLPHLDYAAQKFGPDSPAALAALAELDEQIGKLSIGLQEAYKTSEHPHPDLLPKGDGVEWLIASEYAVVPVDHVLYPNRLLREAGLLKIHEEPDGEQLDFAASRAWALVDHQFSHIFTQPGDTAAIEEVRQLFDSHVGIAEVLSADQLARFHLNHLRSGNVVLISTPGSWQAYYWWLLDEKAPRFARTVDIHRKPGYDPVELFFDPATRGIPLNAGLVCGSHGAPAENESQRGVILSSHGGLLGNQVLLDTQVFDIALRYFGC; translated from the coding sequence ATGGCGTTAATTCTCCTCTCCATTCCCGGCCTGCGCCAGCGCGATTTGTCATCGATGCCCAAGCTGCGCCAGCTCACCCGCCACGGCGAGCAGGCCACGCTCACCCCCAGCTTTCCCTGCGTCACCTGCCCGGTGCAGGCGAACATGACCACGGGCAAGTTGCCCAACCAACACGGCGTGATTGCCAACGGTTTTTATTGGCGCGACAAGCAAAAGGTCGAGATGTGGACCGCCTGGAACGATGTGATCGAAGCTCCGCAAATTTGGGACCTGCTCGGCCAACACGGCGACGAACTCACCACCGCCGTCTGGTTTCCGCTGCACAGCAAAGGCGCGAATGCCGATCTCATCTGCACACCCGCCCCGGTTCACAATCCCGACGGCAGCGAATCGCTCTGGTGCTACACCCGCCCCACGGAACTGTACGGCCAGTTGCGCGACCAGCTCGGCCACTTCCCGCTGCAGCATTTTTGGGGACCGCTGGCGAGCATCAACAGCACGGCCTGGATTGTCGATTCCGCCCTCATCGCCGCTCGCCAATCGCAGCCGCAGTTTTTTTACATCTATCTGCCGCATTTAGATTACGCAGCGCAGAAATTCGGCCCGGATAGTCCCGCCGCACTGGCGGCACTCGCAGAACTCGACGAGCAAATCGGCAAACTGTCCATAGGGTTACAAGAAGCGTACAAGACATCCGAGCACCCTCACCCCGACCTTCTCCCAAAGGGAGATGGAGTGGAGTGGCTCATCGCCAGCGAATATGCCGTCGTCCCGGTCGATCACGTTTTGTATCCCAACCGCCTGTTGCGAGAAGCCGGGCTACTAAAAATTCACGAAGAACCCGACGGCGAACAGCTCGATTTCGCCGCCAGCCGCGCCTGGGCCCTGGTCGATCATCAATTTTCCCACATCTTCACCCAGCCCGGCGACACGGCGGCCATCGAAGAAGTGCGACAATTGTTCGATAGCCACGTCGGAATCGCAGAAGTGCTCAGCGCCGACCAACTCGCCCGCTTCCATCTCAACCATCTCCGCTCCGGCAACGTCGTCCTCATCTCCACGCCCGGCAGTTGGCAGGCGTATTACTGGTGGCTGCTCGATGAAAAAGCCCCCCGTTTCGCCCGCACGGTAGATATTCACCGCAAGCCGGGTTATGATCCGGTGGAGTTGTTTTTCGATCCGGCTACGCGCGGCATCCCATTGAACGCCGGCCTTGTGTGCGGTTCACATGGCGCGCCGGCCGAGAACGAAAGCCAACGTGGCGTTATTCTCAGTTCGCACGGCGGCTTGTTAGGCAACCAAGTTCTGCTCGATACGCAAGTGTTCGACATCGCGCTGCGCTACTTCGGCTGCTGA
- a CDS encoding UbiA family prenyltransferase — translation MNTPSIKPSRLLPWLQLMRLPNVFTAMADVAMGFLFTHESLWPPGTFVLLLVASSALYSAGMVINDVFDVEQDRRQRPDRPIPSGRIQLQQAIPLGFLFIVVGEASCAFAALATRDWLPLILAPILAIVILRYNSRWKRTPLGPVAMGGCRFLNVLLGMSVSPQPLGAANYLVAAGIGVYIVGLTWFARREATTSPRNHLLGGFITMLAGLALLWLFPKFSSAPSLADIWNLHPQYWALLWLALAALIGWRFVRAITNPQPALVQAAVKTGILSIIVLDAAVVLGVRGCVPALGVLALLIPAILLGRWVYST, via the coding sequence GTGAACACACCTTCAATTAAACCGTCGCGCTTGCTCCCCTGGCTGCAGCTCATGCGCCTGCCCAACGTGTTCACGGCCATGGCCGACGTGGCGATGGGCTTTCTGTTCACGCACGAATCGCTGTGGCCGCCCGGCACATTTGTCTTGTTATTGGTTGCCTCCAGCGCCCTCTACTCCGCCGGCATGGTCATTAACGATGTGTTTGATGTTGAACAAGACCGCCGCCAGCGCCCGGACCGACCCATCCCATCGGGCCGGATTCAATTGCAACAAGCGATTCCACTGGGATTCCTCTTCATCGTCGTCGGCGAAGCGAGCTGCGCCTTCGCTGCTCTGGCAACCCGCGATTGGCTGCCGCTGATCCTTGCTCCCATTTTGGCCATCGTAATTCTGCGATATAACTCACGCTGGAAGCGCACACCGTTGGGCCCGGTGGCGATGGGCGGCTGCCGCTTTCTGAACGTGCTGCTGGGGATGAGCGTTTCGCCCCAGCCGCTAGGCGCCGCGAATTATCTTGTCGCCGCCGGCATCGGCGTGTACATCGTGGGCCTCACCTGGTTTGCCCGCCGCGAAGCTACAACCAGCCCACGAAATCATCTGCTCGGCGGTTTCATCACGATGCTTGCCGGCCTGGCCCTGCTCTGGTTGTTCCCAAAATTTTCCTCGGCGCCCTCCTTGGCCGACATCTGGAATCTGCATCCGCAATATTGGGCCCTTCTCTGGCTGGCCCTGGCCGCGCTCATCGGCTGGCGATTTGTGCGCGCGATTACAAACCCGCAGCCGGCACTGGTCCAAGCGGCGGTGAAAACCGGTATCCTCAGCATCATCGTCCTCGATGCCGCCGTGGTGCTGGGCGTCCGCGGCTGTGTACCGGCCCTCGGCGTCCTCGCGCTGCTCATCCCCGCCATCCTCCTGGGCCGCTGGGTTTATTCAACGTGA
- a CDS encoding sugar phosphate isomerase/epimerase family protein: protein MRLAFSSNAYLHFSIEDTIARIAGLGYTGIELLADVPHAWPAGLLPERKKSIRQALDRHQLTISNINAFMMNAVADPRQPYWHPGWTDPDPHYRAIRREHTKRSLQLAHELGAPCITTEPGGHLTPEQTWDDGARIFYDELMPCVELAEKLQIKLLIEPEPELLIETFGQYLQFVQRINSPWVRLNFDIGHAYCVNEDPQHWVKKMAPHTAHYHFEDIAATRKHEHLIPGRGAIDFPATLSKIHATGYTGWLTVELYPYIDNPDTAAREAREFLTQTAAQIGISIH from the coding sequence ATGCGCCTCGCTTTCTCTTCCAACGCCTATCTCCACTTTTCCATCGAAGACACGATCGCGCGCATCGCCGGCCTGGGCTACACCGGCATCGAACTCCTCGCCGACGTGCCGCACGCCTGGCCCGCCGGCTTGCTGCCGGAGCGAAAGAAATCGATCCGCCAAGCACTCGACCGCCACCAGCTCACCATTTCCAACATCAACGCCTTTATGATGAACGCCGTGGCCGATCCCCGGCAACCGTATTGGCATCCCGGCTGGACCGATCCCGACCCGCACTACCGCGCCATCCGCCGCGAACATACCAAACGCAGCCTGCAACTAGCCCACGAACTGGGTGCACCCTGCATCACCACCGAGCCCGGCGGCCATCTCACCCCCGAGCAAACCTGGGACGACGGTGCACGGATTTTTTACGACGAGCTAATGCCCTGCGTCGAACTGGCCGAAAAGCTGCAAATCAAACTGCTGATCGAGCCGGAGCCGGAACTGTTGATCGAAACCTTCGGCCAATACTTGCAATTTGTGCAGCGGATCAACTCCCCCTGGGTCCGGCTGAACTTCGACATCGGCCATGCTTATTGCGTGAATGAAGATCCGCAGCATTGGGTCAAAAAAATGGCCCCACACACCGCGCACTACCATTTCGAAGACATCGCCGCCACGCGCAAGCACGAGCATCTCATTCCCGGCCGCGGCGCCATCGACTTTCCCGCCACGCTCTCCAAAATCCACGCCACCGGCTACACCGGCTGGCTCACCGTAGAGTTGTACCCCTACATCGACAACCCCGACACCGCCGCCCGAGAAGCCCGCGAATTTCTGACCCAAACCGCTGCGCAAATCGGCATTTCAATCCATTGA
- the ruvB gene encoding Holliday junction branch migration DNA helicase RuvB has translation MREPIVKPSSTDAAADDKVVGLGGPHAGFGEKRTTDIDNSTTDDVDRLLRPQRMKDMVGQREVAERLEIALDAARKRSETLGHILFDGPPGLGKTTFATCIPRELGASLQIASGAALMAPKDLVPYLSNAEEGSILFIDEIHRLPKAVEEFLYPAMEDFRIDITLGEGVNARTINMPLRPFTLIGATTRTGLISAPLRDRFHLREHLDFYTVDELSEIVRRSAVKLRVKIDNASAEEIARRSRGTPRLANNRLRWVRDYAISRADGQISMAVAQAALEMQSIDTLGLDGQDRKYLETIARVFHGGPVGVEAVAHTLNLSPDTLSDEVEPYLLRSELVIRTPRGRKLTATGYTHLGLTPSAEANAAQPQGRLFN, from the coding sequence ATGCGTGAGCCGATTGTGAAACCGTCGTCGACCGACGCCGCTGCCGACGACAAAGTCGTCGGCTTGGGCGGACCGCATGCTGGCTTTGGCGAGAAACGGACAACAGACATCGATAATTCCACCACGGACGACGTCGATCGTCTGCTTCGCCCGCAGCGTATGAAAGACATGGTCGGCCAGCGCGAAGTGGCCGAGCGTTTGGAAATCGCGCTCGATGCCGCCCGCAAACGGAGCGAAACGCTGGGCCACATTCTCTTCGACGGTCCGCCTGGCCTGGGCAAAACCACCTTCGCCACCTGCATTCCGCGCGAATTGGGCGCATCGCTCCAAATCGCCAGCGGCGCGGCCCTGATGGCTCCCAAAGATTTGGTCCCGTATCTGTCTAACGCCGAAGAAGGCTCGATTCTATTTATCGACGAAATTCATCGCCTGCCCAAAGCCGTGGAAGAATTCCTCTACCCCGCGATGGAAGATTTCCGCATCGACATCACGCTGGGCGAAGGCGTGAATGCCCGCACCATCAACATGCCGCTGCGGCCGTTCACGCTCATCGGCGCCACGACCCGCACCGGCCTGATTTCCGCTCCGCTGCGCGACCGCTTCCACTTGCGCGAGCATTTAGATTTTTACACGGTCGACGAACTGAGCGAAATTGTCCGCCGCAGCGCCGTCAAACTGCGCGTTAAAATCGACAACGCCAGCGCCGAGGAAATCGCCCGCCGCAGCCGCGGCACGCCGCGCCTGGCCAACAACCGCCTCCGCTGGGTGCGCGATTACGCCATCAGCCGCGCCGACGGCCAAATTAGCATGGCCGTCGCCCAGGCCGCGCTGGAAATGCAAAGCATCGACACGCTGGGCCTCGACGGGCAAGACCGCAAATACTTGGAAACTATCGCCCGGGTTTTTCACGGCGGCCCGGTGGGCGTGGAAGCGGTCGCCCACACGCTCAATCTTTCACCCGACACGCTCTCAGACGAAGTGGAGCCGTATCTGCTGCGCAGCGAACTGGTCATCCGCACTCCCCGCGGCCGCAAACTCACCGCCACCGGTTACACACACCTCGGCCTGACCCCCTCCGCCGAAGCCAACGCCGCCCAACCCCAAGGCCGGCTGTTCAATTGA
- a CDS encoding type II toxin-antitoxin system RelE/ParE family toxin, whose translation MKPRWLREIHDYIAQDNPPAAKRTIYGIYHKVQLLKQFPEFGYRYEHDEGRGIRIILYGHYRIAYLVKTSSDIDILGVFHAALDIERLL comes from the coding sequence ATGAAGCCGAGGTGGCTGCGCGAAATTCACGATTACATTGCCCAAGATAATCCGCCGGCCGCCAAGCGAACCATCTACGGCATCTACCACAAGGTTCAACTGCTGAAGCAGTTTCCCGAATTTGGTTACCGTTACGAACACGATGAAGGCCGTGGCATTCGCATCATTCTCTACGGCCATTACCGGATCGCTTATTTGGTCAAGACATCCAGCGACATCGATATTTTAGGCGTGTTCCACGCCGCACTCGACATCGAACGACTTCTATAG
- a CDS encoding zinc ribbon domain-containing protein: protein MSDLLLKCTVCGAVLDEEDLFCPNCGAEAPTSATPPTPDQNSPTVPVGNSAAPPTTDAAPATHLTTCNFTCRSCGASMSYDASAQTLRCPFCGSEQLEKKPDAKEISPDAVVPFAVSRDQAVAGMRQWLGQGFWRPGDLAQQAAVVGMRQVYIPYWVFDAQTHTYWTADSSHTPPGARASWYPVCGQHEGNYSGLLVGASGALTGAETAALCPFDLSSAVPPDKVDLQNVIFERFTVPRKYARPLARQGLESGESDACGQYVAGKCRNMRVNVRITNLASRPMLLPVWMMAYRYRDQVFRFLCNGQTGKSSGQAPVSYKKIGVAVAIAAIILALILFWLLAAGRHHAARWDRFSFTPAASIQAMWSIQPITPLNLL from the coding sequence ATGTCAGATTTGCTCCTCAAATGCACCGTCTGCGGCGCGGTCCTCGACGAGGAAGATCTCTTCTGCCCCAACTGCGGCGCCGAAGCGCCCACTTCCGCCACGCCCCCAACCCCAGATCAAAATAGCCCGACTGTGCCAGTCGGGAACTCCGCCGCCCCACCGACCACTGACGCCGCCCCCGCCACCCACCTCACCACCTGCAACTTCACCTGCCGCAGTTGCGGCGCGTCGATGAGTTACGACGCCAGCGCCCAAACCCTCCGCTGCCCGTTCTGCGGTTCGGAGCAGCTCGAAAAAAAGCCCGACGCCAAAGAAATTTCGCCGGATGCCGTTGTTCCCTTCGCCGTTTCGCGCGATCAGGCCGTCGCCGGCATGCGCCAGTGGCTCGGCCAAGGCTTTTGGCGTCCCGGCGATTTGGCCCAGCAGGCCGCCGTCGTCGGCATGCGGCAAGTTTACATTCCCTATTGGGTCTTCGACGCCCAAACGCACACCTATTGGACCGCCGACAGCAGCCATACGCCGCCGGGCGCGCGGGCCAGTTGGTATCCCGTGTGCGGCCAGCATGAAGGAAATTATTCGGGCCTCTTAGTCGGCGCTAGCGGCGCGCTCACCGGGGCTGAAACCGCCGCGCTCTGCCCGTTCGATTTATCTTCCGCGGTGCCGCCGGACAAAGTCGACCTGCAAAACGTCATTTTCGAGCGCTTCACCGTGCCCCGCAAATACGCCCGGCCATTGGCCCGCCAAGGTTTAGAAAGCGGCGAGTCCGACGCCTGCGGGCAATACGTGGCCGGCAAGTGCCGCAACATGCGCGTGAACGTGCGCATTACCAATCTCGCCAGCCGACCCATGCTCCTGCCCGTATGGATGATGGCCTACCGTTACCGCGACCAGGTGTTCCGCTTTTTGTGCAACGGCCAAACCGGAAAATCGTCCGGCCAGGCCCCGGTGTCCTACAAAAAAATCGGCGTGGCCGTGGCGATTGCGGCCATTATCCTCGCGCTGATTCTGTTCTGGCTGCTCGCCGCCGGCCGCCACCACGCAGCGCGCTGGGACCGGTTTTCGTTCACACCTGCTGCTTCAATACAAGCGATGTGGTCGATTCAACCTATAACGCCGCTGAATTTACTCTGA